The genomic region GCCATGCTGATCAGGTAGGGCAAATGTGCGGTCAGCCCCAATGCTGAACCGATCACCAGCGGCGGGGTGATGATGCCGACGAAACTGGCGAGTACGTGTTGCAGCGCCGCGAGAGTTGCGGCGAGTGGTTTGGGGCGGTCGTTGAGGCCGTAGATCAGGTCGCTGGATTGTTCGGAATCTGGCTGCATGGCTGAAGGCTTCTTGTTGAAGGATCGGAGTTGATCCTGCTTTGCAAAAAGCTGTCCACTTGCTCAGGTTATTTGTTGAATCTGTTGCTAAGGCCCAACGCCGGCGGGCCTCGGAGGATTTTCAACGCGTCGCCGCCAGACTCTCCAGAAAGCTCTCCAGCACCAAATGAGGGCGGCGCCCCTTGCGCGTGACCGATGCCAGACTCAAATCGTAAAACCGCGTTCCTGCTTTCAAAGCACGCAAGCGCCCCTGCTGCACCCAAAGACTGGCGTAATGATCCGGCAAATACCCAATATAACGCCCGGTCAAAATCAGAAACGCCATGCCTTCACGGTCAGAAGCACTGGCCGTGCAATTGAGCGCCTGGTAATGCGCCTGAATCTCCGCCGGCAAACGGAACGTCGGCGCAATCGCGTCCTGACTGTTCAGGCGTTCGTCATCAAGCTGTTTGTCATCGACGTAAAACAGCGGATGACCCACCGCGCAATAAAGCAGCGAACGCTCGCTGTACAACGGCTGATATTCCAGTCCCGACAACGCACTGGCCTGCGGCACCACGCCAACATGCAGACGTCCATCGAGCACGCCTTGCTCGACTTCATTCGGCGCAATCATGCGGATCTGGATCTGCACATCCGGCC from Pseudomonas tensinigenes harbors:
- a CDS encoding LysR family transcriptional regulator, giving the protein MSSRRPDPLAQVSDFDIRLLRIFRSVVECGGFSAAETVLGIGRSAISQQMSDLEQRLGLRLCQRGRAGFSLTEEGREVYQSALQLLSALESFRTEVNGLHQHLRGELIIGLTDNLVTLPHMRITHALAQLKERGPDVQIQIRMIAPNEVEQGVLDGRLHVGVVPQASALSGLEYQPLYSERSLLYCAVGHPLFYVDDKQLDDERLNSQDAIAPTFRLPAEIQAHYQALNCTASASDREGMAFLILTGRYIGYLPDHYASLWVQQGRLRALKAGTRFYDLSLASVTRKGRRPHLVLESFLESLAATR